In a genomic window of Epinephelus fuscoguttatus linkage group LG23, E.fuscoguttatus.final_Chr_v1:
- the LOC125883402 gene encoding uncharacterized protein LOC125883402 codes for MWKCKECAAEETTRYQLLKHYRLKHGRFGRRHPYPCTYSNCPCTFKTWNALGSHLCRSHIDQTSQRSVDCTTFNCHHCSRSDIASLRELFTHVNSHLKRHETICCVFNDCSCQTDIYGTYQTHKNRKHKTYTLNDFKAGIVKNVSADSLNCTLGDTCLTESDEFLDDAELEDGALVPEKEDLLKVIEQKLTFVLLKLEKCFHVPSSAVDELLKELQLLISSALVPVTNNILAHFFNNHNLQVDQLLIKELGCALGSSNPLSKALGKDGPLATAFKRKQYYKDHFNMVDPVQYILDAKAKRSFQYVPLLKF; via the coding sequence ATGTGGAAGTGTAAAGAGTGTGCTGCAGAAGAGACTACAAGATATCAGTTATTGAAGCACTACAGGTTAAAACATGGCCGTTTTGGCCGCAGACACCCTTATCCATGCACATATTCAAATTGTCCATGCACCTTTAAAACTTGGAATGCACTTGGAAGTCACCTGTGTAGATCACACATTGATCAGACATCTCAAAGATCAGTAGATTGCACAACATTTAACTGCCATCATTGTTCACGTAGTGACATTGCCTCATTGAGAGAACTTTTTACTCATGTTAACAGCCATCTGAAGAGACATGAAACcatttgttgtgtgtttaatgattGTTCCTGTCAGACAGATATTTATGGAACATATCAAACTCACAAGAACAGAAAGCACAAGACATATACACTAAACGATTTCAAAGCTGGAATTGTGAAAAATGTCTCTGCAGATTCACTGAATTGTACTTTGGGAGATACATGTTTGACAGAAAGTGATGAGTTTCTTGATGATGCCGAACTTGAAGATGGTGCACTGGTGCCAGAAAAAGAGGACTTGCTAAAAGTTATAGAACAGAaattaacatttgttttattaaaattgGAAAAGTGTTTCCATGTACCAAGCTCTGCTGTTGATGAGCTGCTAAAGGAGTTGCAGCTTTTGATTAGTTCTGCCCTGGTGCCTGTAACTAACAACATTCTTGCTCATTTCTTCAATAACCATAACCTGCAAGTTGACCAGTTGCTCATCAAAGAGTTGGGCTGTGCACTTGGTTCATCTAACCCTCTGTCAAAAGCTTTAGGAAAGGATGGACCATTAGCCACAGCTTTTAAGCGAAAGCAATATTACAAAGATCATTTCAACATGGTTGATCCGGTTCAGTATATACTTGATGCAAAGGCTAAAAGAAGTTTTCAGTATGTTCCTTTGCTAAAGTTTTGA